In Prionailurus bengalensis isolate Pbe53 chromosome D4, Fcat_Pben_1.1_paternal_pri, whole genome shotgun sequence, the DNA window ggccctgattccagggttgtgggatcgggCCCCCGagtggggctttgcactgagcatgggatctgcttgagattctgcctttctctccctgcccctctcccccactcacgtgcattctctctctctctctctctctctctctctctctcccataaaaacataataattaggggcgcctgggtggctcagtcagttgagtgtctgacttcggctcaggtcatgatctcagggttcgtgagtttgagccccattgggctctgtgttgacagctcggagctcggagcctgcttcggatcctgtgtctccctctctctctgctcctcccccactcatgctcggtctttctcaaaaataaataaacactaaaacaatttttttaaatagtaattaaaataaaataaaactgcctgGGGAATGATTAGCCCAGACCCAGAGGACAGTGAGGGCCCAACCATCTCATTATCCCCCGAGAAGCTGAAGCTGAGCCAACATGTCTACAAATGTTCACTGGCGGTCAGGGGTCCCAGAAAAAGACTTGCTCCCCACCCCATGTCTCCATGCCCTCCCGAGAGGACACGGGTTTACGATGGTCCTGTATTCCTCTCTGAGATATTTTATATCAGACCTAATGTTGATTTAGGGACTCACAGGCCCATTTTCCATGCCTTCAAAAGACAGCACGATTCCTTTATTCTGCCCACAGTTTGAGCCTAACCTGCCCACTGTGGTCTATTCAGATCTGAGGTCACTGCTGGCCCCAGGAGATATTCAGCTTGTCCCACGCAAGGGCTTTAAACTATTTAACTGCAACCAGATTTTTTTCCGGATATCCAAAAcctggatttctggcttctcttaagAAACCCAGAGGATCTGGCCACCTCGAGCCCATATCCGCATGGGCTCGAGTGTCTGAAATAAACACTGGCCACCACCACGGAAGATGGGACAGCATCTACCCGGCCCACCCCACCTCTTGTCCCATGCGGCCAAACCCCCAGTGGTTTTACATCTTGATCAAATATTTACATGGCACCTGTTGTGAACACTGGCCACGGATCACCCAGTTAGATCAGCAGAGCAACTCTACAGAGGTAGAAACCAGAAGATTCTTGATTCATCGGTAGAAGTTACCGATGAGGAGGCAACCAAGACTCAGAGAAATGAAGGCCCAAAATACGTCTCCTCCGAGCCGGGGTCCCTGAACATGCCTCCCTCTGACCTTTGTGCTCAGAGAGCCATCAGACTCAGAGCCGGGAGCTTTCTGTGCTGGGTGTCAGTATGGGATGCCTTTGAGAAAGCTACCATGGGGGGCCACTGAAACCAGGGTGAGGGGTATAACGTACTCCAATCTGCACCTGGCAGAGCAAGCATGGGGAGGGGGGCGTCACGGGGCAGGGGCCAAAGCTGCCTCATCACCCCTGAGCTCCAGCGTCCACGAGAGGACGAAAGGTCTGGGGCTGACATGACTTTTCTCTATCATTTCCATCCCCAGCAGCGATCATCAGCACAAGACAAGGCGCATCCAAGCACCAAATACACACTTGCCGAATGAATGGCTTATGTGCAAACATAGTTACATCTAaagacaggagcacctgggtggctcaggcgctTAAgcgtcacgatctcacagttcgtgggttcgagccccgcgtcaggctctgtgctgacagctcggagcctggagctgcttcgggttctgtgtctccctccctctctgcccctctcctgctcatactctgtctccgcctctctctcaaaaacaaataaacattaaaaaaaaaattaaaaaaaaaatacatacacagaatGATACACAGATCACCACGATGTGAAggtgtctgtctcccccaccagacTGGGAGCTCCAGGGGTGAGCACCCTGGCCGACTCACCTATTTTACCTCCAGCACCCAGCTGAGAGCAGCCAGACAATATttactcaattaaaaaacaaaaacaaaaacatttctagagcgcctgggtggcttatttggttgagcatccgactctcgattttggctcaggtcatgatcccaggatgatGGAATTGAGCCCCCACACTGGggtccacgctgagtgtggaacctgcttaagattctttctccctcttcctctgtccctcccccctgctcgtgctctctctctctctctctggaaaaaaaaaaaaattacaaaataaaaaataaataaatccacttCCTCTTAGAACTTGGGACTCACAGAGGTGTAGTGACTGCTcaatgtcacacagctggtgagcagAGGGGCCAAGCCTGGGGTCCAGGCTGGCCTGGCACGCGCCTGGTTCTCACTTATGCCCAGAGAGTAGGGGGCACCCTGGCCGGCCTGTCTCGACATGTTGTCCGGCCAGCTCACCTTCCCATCTGGCACGCTGCTATATCCGCTGAAGTGCAGGGGCCCTGGCACAGTGGGCCTGGAGTTGGTGGACGGGTGGGGGTCCAGGCAGGGGGCCAGGCAGAAGGACAGGCAGGCCCAGCAGCACAGCAGGATGTAGGCAGCTGAGAAGCCCGAGGAGCACAGGATGACAAGCAGGAGCCGACCCTGGGGGAGACAAACAGTCATGGGGTGTGTGCGGGGGGTGTCCCTGGGGCTCCTCTTAGAAGCTGATGCTGGGGTGCCATGCTCCAGCTTCATGGGTCCAAACCCCAGCTCGGTAGCTTCCAGAACATCAGCAGAGCCCAGAGTTAACCAGGGCTTCCTCTGGGCTGCTCAGGCTCTGAAGACAAGCCCTTTTATTCTTCCCATGTTCTAGATAAGGGATCCGGGATGAAAACCCGAGGCCACACAGCATGGAAACAGGATGGGCCCTTCAATCCAGGCTGCAGAGCCCATACTCTTAACCAGAAGCCTAGGTGCACTCTGTAGCCCTGGGTGCAACTCTCCACCCCTCTGGACCTGCTTCCTCTTCTAAAAACTCAGGGCCCGTAGCACCTGTGAGCTCACCGTGAGGCCAGCGGTAACAGTGCTGTGTAGACTATAATGTGCACAAGAAGACGCAAGAGTGGCCCCTCAGGAGGGCAAACCCTCCTCCTTCAGACCTTGGACTGAGGCCGCCAGGGTGCccatcccctgtcccctcccccagctgacTTGGTGCCGGATCTGGATCAGCAGCCCAGGTGAGTAAGGAGGATGGCAGAAAGGGAAGTGTCACTCAAGAAATGGTTTCAGTAATTGACAGCTGCTGGTTCAGAGGCTCCCACCTCCAGAAAACATGCACCAAAGGCCACGTGAAGCAGGACGCCCTCCGGGGGCCCGCTGGCCCTCTTAGGGAGTGCCCCCACCAAGCCTTTCAACGAGGAGCCCCTTGACAGGGGGCACGACCTGCGGCTGCCGTCATGGGCTGGGCCACCCTGGTCACCATCTGTGTCTCTCTGGGCTCTAATATTCTCCCAGCCCGCCCAAGGCAGAGGTCCCTCAGCTGGCCCACAGAACCCACCCAGCAGCTGGCTGGTACTCTGAAAATCGGAGGTGGGAAATGcagctccccgcccccgcccccctcccagggCATATCCTGCCAGAGGCCCACCCTTCTCTGCCCACAAGCCACAGCagcttctaaaaataaatctgtctGTGGCCAGCTGTACGGGGGGAGGGGGTTCAGCCCCTGAGGCCTCAGGCTCTGCCCGGCATCTGGTCCCCTGCCCACAAGGGGCCCAGAGACCCAGATTCAGGCAGTGGTGGTGGACTCCCCACAACATCCAGGGTCCTCTCCCACAACCAGCAGCTCCTAAATAAAGTTGAGAGCAGCTAAACTGAACTTTCGCACCATATCCCCCTCCCAGGTGGGTGCCTCACCTGGGTGACCTAGGGGATACCCACAAGAGGTAGTACTGTTATCTCCTCATTACAGGGGAGGCGCACAGGGCACTGAGACCAGAGAGGGAACACCACTTGTCTGAAGCCACACAGCCTGCCAGATCAGGCAGGGCTTTGAGGCCAGTCTCCCCTTCTCAGCTCAGGAGCAGTGGGTCAAAAGTGAGTCAGTGCTGGGGTGGGAGAGGCTATGAGGCTGCTGTGCCGGAAGTTCCCCAAGAGCCTTCCTCCTTCCACCACTTACCGGAGCCTTCATGCTGTTGCCGCTGCTCAGCAGCCTGGGGGCTGCTGTCTCCAGGGCTCAGGCTGGGAAGGGGTGGCAGCCAGGCACCTGCCAAGATCCAGAAACTCAGAGCTAGGTCCCAGGCCCCTGAGGAACCTGCCCAGGGAAATTGAGGCAGGGAAGGGTATGGGGCCAGGGTCAAGGCAAATGGCTTTCGGGAGTCAAACGCCTTAAAGTCCCCAAACACCGGACAGCGCTGTCCGCATCCTAAAAGACCTGGTATCAGGTGACCTTCGGGAAACCTCAAACCAACCCAATCCCCACTGtgcagatggagaaagagaggcagggagggggagcccTCGGCTCAAGGTCACCCATCGAGTCTGGGTCAGTTAGAACCAGCAGCCTGGAGCCCCGACTGCCTCCCCATCCTTCCTACCTCCCTACGGGCGGGAGAAACGGAGAGGCCTGAGGCGGGATAGGACGAGAGATTTCCACCCCTCTCCCAGATTCCACCGCCCCTTCCCCCGGCCGGGAGCTAACCAGACGGGTAGGCTGGGGCGCTCCAGCTGTTCTCGATCCACTGCTCGGAGCTCCATGGCCCGCAAACCGGGCGGGCCGGGCTGGAAGCCTGAGCCCCGGGGCGGAGGCGGCACCGCGGCCGCGGCTTCTGGAGACTGGAAACCGAACGTGCGCCGCCGGCAGCGGGGGCGGGGTCTGCGAGGACGGGGAGGAGACAGGCGCGCTGGGGGCGGAGCCCGGGAGGAGGGAGGCGGGACCTACGAGCACCGCCTGCGCGGCTGGGGAGGGAAGTGCGTGGCTGGCGGCGGGGCCTCCgggatgggggcggggcctgcaggCCGTGGGCGGAGCCGGAGTTCCCGCATCTCCCCTTTTCTGCCCAACCACGTTTCTCCCAAGCTCCTGCCGGGGATCCGAGAGAAAAGGCTTAGCGGGGGTGGGAACCAGGGCGCCTCCGTGGCTGCCTAGCCTTCCGGACTTGGGTTTCTCCATTTCTGaaatttggggggggtgggtaggaaaaTTAAGCAGGGGCTTGGGGTCAAGCAGCCCTGGGTTTCAAGCgggtagggttgccagatttagcaagtaAAATACAGGACACTCAGTTATattggaatttcagataaacagtgtATAATTGTATTAAAAATCTGACGTTCCGGTGTAACGGGGCGTCTTATATTTTCTCTGTCGACCCTAGCTGGACTGTCTCTGGTGGTGTGACCTacacctgagcctcagtttttctcctctatgaagtggggataataacagcacCTACCTGCCAGTGGTACGGTGCAGAGCAGCTGTGACACTGTTAGGATTCGAACCCCGGGCAGTCTCACTGCCACGTAGTGGCCACCTATTTTCACCTCCCAAACACCCCCTCCCAAAGTGTCCTCCAGACCCCAACCAACTCGGTGTTGCACCCCCACAGAGGCTGCAATGTGTCCCATTTGAAGGCCCAAATGGGGTCCCTTGGGGATTTCAAACTCTAGCACGGCCAGGAGCCACAAAGGGTCGAAAGAGCAGATATGGGGCAATAGGGAATAGTGAGCCTGTGGTGAAGTAGAGGGCACATTTTCcatctgaatatatatatatatatgatgcttTATGGGCCAGCATAAAGGTCTTACCTATGGAGGTCTTTCCACCTCcaccacacccacctccctctatggGGCCTTCCCCTGAGATCCAGGCTAGGTTCCTGCTCAGACCCCATTTCAAACTCCATTCACCTTTTTCTCAAAGGCTCTGACGTGGGCACGATGCCAAGGTACCCACGTTCTGATCCACACCCAGATCAGCAACTTCCCAAGGCTGCCTGCTCAGGTGCAAAACCAAGTCGGCCATGACTCTCCCCATCCTATTGAGGGGAGGGCACGCTGAGGCAAGCCCTGTCCCTGGGCCTCCTTTGAGCATGGGCCTACTTTGTCCCTGCACCCTAGCCTGGGCATAGCTCAAGGGTGGTGGCCCAAGTTCAAACTCTCTCTGTGGTCTCCCATTCACACGAGGCCGGGCACACAAAGCCTGAGTCCTTCTGCCCCTGACCCCCAGTCTTCATCCTTCACGTTTCTCTTCCTCATAGACTCAACCCTAAGGGGACAGTTGTGAGGAATTCCCCACAGATCCATTCATTACCCACAATGGCTGGTGACCTGATGTGAGGATTCTTTCTCTAAAGAGGCAACACTCTCCTGGCCACATGGAAACAAGGATGTGCCCAAATGTCCTGGGCTCCCAGAGCAGATGAGAATCATAAATCCACAGTAGAACTGACACCGGGAAGTCCTGCAGGCTCAGATAAAGCTCTTCAATTTGGTTTTTGCAAAAGTCCACTCTTTATCCTGACCTACCAGGCCCTGTACAGTCTGAACTCCTGCTTTCTTCTTAATCACCATCTGCTCACCCTGGTCACCCTTCTGACCCCCAATCACACTGAGCTCattcctacctcaggacctttgcacttgctgtatCCTCTACCTGGACTGCTCTATTCACATAGCCAGCTCCTTCCGGCCAGCTCCTTCCGGCCATTCAGCTCAACTGTCACCTCTTCAGAAAGGCCCTGGCCAACTACTCTATGTGACACTGCATGCCCATCCCTCTAAGTTTCACCTTGATTGGTCTTTTTCATAGTAATCATCCAGCACCATGTGCTAGATCATGTCTGTTGAATGAGCAATTTAGGACAACCAGGAGTCCTGGGCCCTGTGAGATCTCGGATAAGTCATGTCGCTCTCCAGCCTCAGGCTCTGGCTTAGCCCGTTGTGAAAGACCCCAGCTAGGTGAGGGGCTGAGTCATGCTTATCTATGAGTGCAGGACTCTCAGGCTCCAGTCCTGTCAGACCCAGACCCTGGGGAAATGTAGGGCCAAGCCTTCTGTGCTGCCCCACAGCACAGTTTCCTCAACCCACCCACCTCCTGAGTGATGACCTTAAGGCCTCCATGTCTCAACTTCCTGCTGAGCCCAAACAAGAAATTCTCTGTGGCTTGTGCCAGTTCAGAGAGGTTGAATAtcacccaaggtcacccagaCAACTAGGGGTGAGGACAATTGTACACGCATTCCAGAAGCCCACACTCCAGGGCGGTGGCATTcaacttcccttccctctcccttccctccccaccatttttcttcatttcctctaaAGGCTAGTGGAATGGCAATGTTTGGTATCGGCTGAAGGGCTTTCCCAAGGTCAAGCTCCAGTCCTGGGGGGTCAGTTCTTGGCCCACAAAATCCCACCACCGACACACTGTCCCTCCCACAGTGagatgtttctctttctcaagtgTCAGGCGTTCTCTCTCACCCCAGACCTTTGCCATGACCTTGGCCTGACTCCCAGGGCTGCATCGGACTCTTCTGGTCTCAGTTAAAACGTTAGAGTCAAGTTGTTAGGTGGAGGCCCCTTCCCTCAGCACCATGGCCCCATGCTCCCTCATGAGGCTCTGTCACACTGGGCTGCTTTTGTCACAATCTCTCCCTAGACTGTGAGTTCTGTGAGGGAGAGAATTGTGGAATCTATGGAATCTGTGGATCTTGCTCCCCAGGTCCCCACCACCCAGTAGAGGGCCtgccacatagtaggtgctcaataaatatttaatgagttaaCGAAGTCCACTTTCAtcctttccattttacagatttgaccactgaagcacagagaggtttagCACCTTGCCCTGGTCACACAGCCAGGCCCCAGAGCAGCTCTAGAGGAGAGGCCCACTTGGGTATGGTTGGATCGGGCCAGGGTCAGAGGCCAGGCTGGAGGTtcctggaggaaggagaagggatgaTCAGGGGCTGTGCACGCACTGTGCTTCTTTGCTGCTGGTATTGTCTGTGCGGCCAGGCCCTTGGACTGGCCACCAACCCCTGTCCCCCTTTCGCAGATGAGAAGAGCGACttccagaggaaggaagaacTTACTCAAGATCAACGGTGGGTCCTAACATAGTGTCTTCCAGAGATGCAGCCGCCCCCAAAacctccccttctcctgcctgcATCCCTAGAGAAGCAGGAGCCACAGGAACCACCCCAAAAGGCCAGTGGACAGGAGGTAAGGAGACCTGGGATCTTGGGCTGGCCTTTCCACTTACCCATGGGTAAGCCCATTaaagtctctgggcctcagtttccccatctggacgACAAAGGGGCTTGGCTGGAGCCTTCAGCCTACACCATTCCCCAGAGCATGAAGACAGGGCTAAGGGAGCTGGTGGGTAAGAATACAGGCTCCTGAGTCCAAAAGGCATAGTCGAGTCCTGGTTCCAGCATTTATTGCTGAATGATCTTGCTCAGTACCTTCACCCCCTGAGCCTCCAATTCATGGTCTGTAAAAAGAgaataatagcattttttttttttttgaagattaatcGAGCTAATGTTGGGGAGTCCCTGGCACAGCGCCAACCAGTCATCACCACCAAATGAGGCTGTGATGTCATGGTATTAGTTAGGGGATGCTGCCCTCTGGAGGCCAAAGGGAGGAACAGCAGGTGAAGGGAGGCCGACCCGCCGCCGGGGCCAGACTGGAACCCTGGTTCCCGGCGTGTGCCCATTGTCCAGATGCGAGAGAGCGACGGGCGCGGGTCACTCGGTATGAGCCTCCACCCACTGGCAGAGGCGACGGGCGTAGCGAGCGGGGCTGACGGTGGAGAAGGTCCGACCTGGGTAGCGCAGCGTCTTCCATAAATGCTCCAGCCGCTTGCGGAGCCCGTAGACCGTAGAGAGATCCACGAGACCCAGGAAATAGCGTTGCTCCGGCCCGTCCAGGATGTGTAAGGCGTTGGGGGAGTCGGGCAGCAGCCGGCGGTTCTGGGATCCCGGCTCCTCCGGGCTCTGTACCCCTCGCACAGACCTGGCGGCCGACAGGTGGGTGAGGCTATTGCCTCCTCCAGGGGGGCCCCAGCCAAAGGGTTCCCGCAAGCCTAGCCCCGGCGCGCCCGCGGTGATTCTGCGCTGACCCTGCGCTTCCTCCGCTCATTCCCACaactcctgtgtgccaggcctaTGACGTCAGATGAACTGGGAGGCCGAGTAAAGTGTGGATGATGGTCTAGAGTCGCACTGTCCAATAcgtagccactagccatatgtggccGTTGAGCATTAAACTGCGGCCAGTCCCAACTGGGATACGCTCTAAGAGTAAAAGACAGACTGAATTTCCAAGACAGtatgagaaaaagaatgtaaaatacctCATAAATGTTTGTATTGATTAGATGATGAAACGATAAAATTTGGGGTGTATTGAGTAACAAATATATTCTTACAATtagttttacctgtttctttttacttctctaAAGAGGCTGCTAGACAATTTAAAACCACATGTGTGATTCGCGTTACATTTCTGTTGTCTAGAGCATTTGGGTCACGCAGACCCTGGCTCTGCATTTTATCCGCCGGGTCACTTTGGGCAAGTCTGGTGTTGGGGTATTTCCCAAACTTCTGTTTGGGGTCGTCCATCTCTGGAGGTTTCGGGGTGGCAGAGCTGAAAGAAACCTTGTGAACAAAGTCCAATTCCGGTTTATAGAtgaggtgtgtgttgggggatgggATGCCTTCCAAATGTATTCCAAATCCGAAGATGCCTTTGGCTGGGTCCCAGTCCCAGCCCAAAGCAGGTTCAATTCCCTACTTCGTCCTCTTGGAGGTGGAGGGAAGTTGGGGAAGTGTCGCGGAGGGAAATAAGCCAATGAAAGACAGGCCCTGCCCAGGCATCGACCAATCAGAACCCAGTGGTGTGGGAGACTGGGCAAACCGCTAGTGTCCTTTGCATTGCGTGCGGTGCGGtgccgggagggggcggggcgcggtCTTTTTCTGAATGGGGGGCTGGGAACTGgtagatgtggggctggaacagTGGCAACTTACCAGCTAGCAAATTTCAATATGACAACAACCACTATATGCAAACTAGGGTTTACCGGCTGAATGACGGCTGTAATCTAAGCCCCAGatgggggcagagggcaaggcAGAAGCTGACCTAGTTTGGATGGGCAGACTTGGCTGGGAACCCGTCTGTGCCCCATGGCAGAAATTTCACCCTCTGGTCAGGATGTGGTCAGCCCAGCCACAGGGCTGTGGGGAGCCGTTAATCTGGGTTCTGCCCAAGCCTCACCCATCCCAAGGTCTTCCTCCAAAGGGTGGGTTCGGAGGCCAGATGAGAGGACATCATCTTCCACTTTTCTTTTCCACCCACCAGATGGTTGGGCTTCTTTCCTTAATGTGCCTTCCTTAACCCCCTACTTAATCCTGTTCAGTCACAAAGGTGGGCCTTGGAGGATTGAAATCAAAGCAACCAACCAAGGACTAACATGAATCCTCAGAAGTCATTCTACAACCTCACTTCCCATCCCTGAACCTCACTTAtcacatctctaaaatgggaaggAGCCCACCTTAATGAGGCTCGTGGCCAGCATGCGAAGAACAGTTGCTACTACAAGGCAGGGGGACACCATGATGATGGTGCCCATGGTGATGACCCCAGGGTCCTAGAAGTAGAATCACTGGGTTAAAGGGCAAGGGCTCCttctaaagtaaaaattaaataggtCTGAAAACTGTTCTGAAATCTTCCATGGCCCCACACCCCTTCAGGAAAGTGGGCAGATTCTTTAAATCAGCACCGAAGTCCTTGTCCAGCTGGATCTCCCCTGTTCTGTCCTCTGCTGCTGTCCGCAtgtgtccccccaccctgccagccaGGCTTCTCCAGCCCTTCACCCTACACGTGGACACACGCGCACACGGACACACAAACGCTGCACTTTCCAGTCTCTGAGCCTTTGTCTGTACTGTCTTCCCACCTCACCACCCATCGCTCTCAGGCTCCCGTCACCTCATTCTTGCCCTTGCCCTGTAGGGGGGCCCACCTGGCTGTGCGGAAGATGAGGCTGCTGCCCGGGCCCCTCTCATCCTCGTGGAGGTGCTGGAAGGCCATCAGAAGGCTGTAATCCAGCACGTTGAGCTCCCGGAGGAAGGCGGTGTCCAGTTCCATCTGGTGGAGGAGCCAGCTCCGCTGGGGCCCTGCCAGAGCATCAGTGCCCCCGCTTGAGTGCTCATCGTGTGCCAGGCAAGGTGCTGAGGGCTCCACACATATCTGCCCCAAGAGGGCAGGTGTCATTACTGCCCCacgtcacagatgaggaaactcatcTGTAACTTGGCCTGGTCGCCTAGTTAGTAAGTCgtggagctaggatttgaactctgCTCTGCCTGACTCTAGACCCTGGGCTCTTAATGACTCAGGCAGAGGGCAGTGCCAGGGACACCCTTCTGACTTCACCCGCAATGGAGAAAGAGCAGCCACTGACTGTCCCCATGGCTCACCCAGGTCGATGGTCTTGCCTTGAAAGTTGAGGTCCTTCAGCACGAGGACAAGAGGGCTACCCTCAGGGGCTGGCTCCACCCATCGGCTCACCTCACAGCCCTTTATATCATACCTGTGACGGGGTATGACAGAAAGGGGATGACAGAATTCAGGTTGACACAGACTGACACACACAGGGAACCAAGAAACCAGAGCTTCCACTGGGTGGATGTTCAAAGCCTCAGCACAACCCATTCCATTATTGGCCCCAtgtcacagatgaagaaaaaggcCCAGAGTTTTCTTTGACTTGCCCACACAGTAAGTAAAGAAtagagccggggtgggggtggggcacctgggtggctcagtcggttaaacatccgacttcagctcaggtcatgatctcgaggcttgGGGGTTCCAGCTCCGCATCAcattggagcctgaagcctgcttcaggttctgtgtctccctctctctctgcccctccccgctctcactctttctctctcaaaaataaataaaatatttttaaaaattaataaataaataaactaagaaaaaaaaaaaggcagagcaggaatttgaactcaggcctTTGGAAGCCCAGTTCAGGCTTTACCCCTGCTTGTGCCTGCCTCTTAGCACCCTGTCATCCCTGGAGCTGTTCCAGACACAGGCATCCAACCCTAGACAGCAGCACCAGGGGGGCTTGAAGGAAGTCCGTGGCCCCAGGGGAGCACTAACGGAGACCCTGCAGGCAGAGTCGGGGTTAGGAGGCACAGAGGCCATGTGAAGTAAGAGGCTGGGTTCGAATCCCTGTTCCTCGCAGAGTAGCTGGCCCTCCTTGTCCTCagcttctcatctataaaaggggcATGATAACCACACCTGCCCCTCAGAACCGTTCTGGGAATAAAGAAGGCAATGAATGCGAAGACTCGAGTGCCCAGTGCATCCTGAGCGCTCAAGAGACGCTGGTCGTGCCTAGCACTGTCTCTGATCCATTAGGAGACCTTGGGGAtgccccttctcctccctgggCTCCAGTTTCGCATCTATCTAGGGGGGGATGGGTGCTGCAGGTGGCACGTCCCGCGTGGGGCCGGGGCCCTGTGAGGCGACTCACCTCTCAGAGATGCGGCCGGCGGGATAGAAGACGCTCTGCATGATGATGAAGAATTTCTGGGGACGGGGGTAGGGAGTGAGGGAGGACAGGATCTCACCCTCCAGCCGCCCCCTCTGACCCGGCCCCCTCGCCTCGGCCTCACCCACCTTCTTTCCCCGAGCCACCCGCAGACTGTGCACTCCTGGAAGGGGAGAGGGCGCCAGGTGAGGGGCCCCAAACTCGACACCCCTGGGCCCATCCCGCCCTAGGCCCGGCGCCAGGCCTCGCCTCCTTCTCGAGGTCCACCGCCTCCCGAGCCCGCCCCTCCAGGCCGCGCCCCCAGACCTCTTCCGCGGCTTGGGTAGAGGTCCCGACTGGGCCCGGCTCTAGGCAGCCCCAGAGATGCGCGGTCCTCAGGCGTGACTCCACCCACATACCCTCCCCACAAGGGACTGTCAATCGACACCGCCCCCTTTAGGCCCCGCCCATCCAAACACCACCTTTCCCCTACAGGACCATCTAGGACACGCCCCCCACGGAACTATCCGCGGCCGGCGGATCGGTTCCCTCCGCCCGGCTCGGGCTCAGatcccctaccccccccccccccgggaaccGCCCCACT includes these proteins:
- the PIP5KL1 gene encoding phosphatidylinositol 4-phosphate 5-kinase-like protein 1, which translates into the protein MAAPSPGPREVLAPSPEAGCRPATSTSGRRGLLWRLRDKQARLGLFEIGPGHELHQLTCMMQAGLWAATQVSMDHPPTGPPTEEDFSEVLTQVHEGFELGTLAGPAFAWLRHSLGLAEGDYQAALGPGGPYLQFLSTSKSKASFFLSHDQRFFLKTQRRREVRALLAHLPRYVQHLQRHPHSLLARLLGVHSLRVARGKKKFFIIMQSVFYPAGRISERYDIKGCEVSRWVEPAPEGSPLVLVLKDLNFQGKTIDLGPQRSWLLHQMELDTAFLRELNVLDYSLLMAFQHLHEDERGPGSSLIFRTARSVRGVQSPEEPGSQNRRLLPDSPNALHILDGPEQRYFLGLVDLSTVYGLRKRLEHLWKTLRYPGRTFSTVSPARYARRLCQWVEAHTE